From Tiliqua scincoides isolate rTilSci1 chromosome 2, rTilSci1.hap2, whole genome shotgun sequence, the proteins below share one genomic window:
- the LOC136638712 gene encoding olfactory receptor 13H1-like, with protein sequence MKPWVSDTQQDEEAIAKKADEAGAALAHSDALTHGQRQKPPPQLPRQRLCRLERANISGKGGQASTMLEDMSNNETFEFVLVGLSHHPQAQAVFFWFLLVVYMVTLIGNGLIVMVVVTDPALHTPMYFFLCNLSFLDICYSSCSIPQMMINCLVERPVISFTRCLLQMYASLFLGMTESLLLAVMAYDRFVAICSPLHYTLIVSWRVCVQLAVMSWASAFLLTLLPVLVQPTKFCGHNVINHFTCELQGFIKLACSDTRLNKIIMFVTSFLVLVVPFTFILVTYGRIGLAVLRIRSAQGRGKAISTCSSHLAVVGIFYGTAMAMYLRPQDKTSSDHDKLVAVFYGVITPMLNPLIYSLRNRDIKGALQRTFGRKFIE encoded by the exons atgAAGCCGTGGGTCAGCGATACTCAGCAGGATGAGGAGGCCATTGCCAAGAAAGCTGATGAG gcgggagctgcgttggcgcattcagatgcgctgacacacggacagaggcagaagcctccaccacaGCTCCCGCGCCAACGCTTGTGTCGGCTTGAGCGTGCCaacataagtggcaaag GTGGGCAAGCATCAACAATGTTGGAGGACATGAGCAATAATGAGACCTTTGAGTTTGTCCTGGTGGGGCTCTCCCATCATCCCCAGGCCCAGGCTGTCTTCTTCTGGTTCCTGCTAGTAGTCTACATGGTAACTTTGATTGGCAACGGGCTCATTGTCATGGTGGTTGTGACTGATCCTGCCctgcacactcccatgtactttttcctttgcAATCTCTCTTTCCTTGACATCTGCTACTCATCTTGCAGCATCCCGCAGATGATGATCAATTGTCTGGTTGAAAGGCCAGTTATTTCTTTTACCAGATGCTTGCTTCAGATGTACGCAAGCCTTTTCCTTGGGATGACAGAGTCCCTGCTCCTGGCTGTGATGGCATATGATCGATTTGTGGCTATATGTAGTCCCCTGCACTACACTCTCATTGTAAGCTGGCGGGTGTGTGTCCAGTTGGCGGTCATGTCTTGGGCTAGTGCCTTCTTGCTGACTCTGTTACCAGTACTTGTGCAACCCACGAAATTCTGTGGCCACAATGTGATAAATCACTTCACATGTGAGCTACAGGGATTCATCAAATTGGCTTGCTCTGATACCCGCCTCAACAAGATCATTATGTTTGTCACCAGCTTTCTGGTCTTGGTGGTGCCCTTCACATTCATCCTGGTGACATATGGGCGCATTGGGCTGGCTGTCCTCCGCATCCGTTCAGCACAAGGCCGGGGCAAAGCCATCTCTACCTGCAGCTCTCATTTAGCTGTGGTAGGGATCTTCTATGGCACAGCTATGGCCATGTACTTGAGACCCCAGGACAAAACCTCCTCAGATCATGACAAGCTAGTTGCTGTGTTCTATGGAGTCATCACCCCTATGCTCAATCCCCTTATCTATAGCCTGAGAAACAGAGATATAAAGGGAGCTCTGCAAAGGACTTTTGGAAGAAAATTCATTGAGTAA
- the LOC136638711 gene encoding olfactory receptor 13H1-like — MIPGPEDKPPRTPSPPPTSPQACLWHAHPPRITPASPLPGTPPFRPHLPFCSPAVAGTTELQNAGARQAVAQCRPELSLRLWSAPQRRSADRNLSLLDICYSSCTIPQMLAHSFTGRPIISYGKCFAQMSITLFLAVTECFLLAVMAYDRFVAICSPLHYMLIMSRKVYVCLAVFSWTAALMLSVVPCFTLKFHLCGRNVINHFMCEVLAIIKLECSDTSGKVNLSSGTSAFTLLMPFAFILVTYGRIGLAVMRIKSVKGRSRALSTCGSHLAVVGIFYGSSLAMYMRPQTKSFSDQDKLGAVFYMVITPVLNPLIYSLRNKDVKGALWRVMGRKTLS; from the exons ATGATTCCTGGGCCAGAAGATAAG cctccacgaACACCTagcccccctcccaccagcccccaggcatgcctctggcatgcccaccctccccgcatcacgccggcctcccccctccctggaacgcccccgtTCCGGCCCCATTtgccgttctgcagcccagcggtcGCAGGCACCACCGAGTTGCAGAACGCGGGCGCCCGCCAGGCGGTGGCTCagtgccggccggagctgagcttgcgactgtggtccgcgccacagAGGCGCAGTGCAGACc gCAACCTCTCCCTTCTTGACATCTGCTATTCCTCCTGCACTATCCCACAGATGCTGGCCCACAGCTTTACGGGGAGGCCCATCATCTCCTACGGGAAGTGCTTTGCCCAGATGAGCATTACTCTCTTTCTGGCAGTAACAGAGTGTTTCTTATTGGCTGTCATGGCATATGACCGTTTTGTGGCTATATGCAGCCCTCTCCATTATATGCTCATCATGAGCCGAAAGGTCTATGTGTGTCTGGCTGTCTTCTCCTGGACTGCTGCTCTTATGCTGTCAGTTGTGCCGTGCTTCACCTTGAAGTTCCACTTGTGTGGCCGTAATGTCATCAATCATTTTATGTGTGAAGTGCTAGCTATAATAAAACTGGAATGCTCAGATACCTCAGGGAAGGTCAATCTGTCATCAGGAACCAGTGCTTTCACCCTTCTAATGCCCTTTGCCTTCATTCTTGTGACCTACGGGCGCATTGGACTGGCAGTGATGAGGATCAAATCAGTCAAAGGTCGGAGCCGAGCTCTGTCTACATGCGGCTCCCACCTTGCTGTGGTTGGAATTTTCTATGGCTCATCCTTGGCCATGTACATGAGGCCACAAACAAAATCTTTTTCAGACCAGGACAAATTAGGAGCTGTCTTTTACATGGTGATCACTCCTGTGCTCAATCCATTGATCTACAGCCTGAGGAACAAGGACGTGAAGGGAGCCTTGTGGAGAGTGATGGGAAGGAAAACGCTCTCCTAA
- the LOC136638710 gene encoding olfactory receptor 13H1-like, which translates to MTRLYNSTLPANENETEPEIFLLTGLSSQPFMRKVLFVVFLFLYLITITGNGLIVLLTAVDSHLHTPMYFFLGNLSLLDICYTSSTIPQMLAHSLAENPTISHARCFAQMRISLFLGVTECILLAVMAYDRFVAICSPLHYSLIMNRKVCGCLAASTWTLAFLLSVVPSFIMKTQLCGHNVINHFLCEVQAVVKLACSDISASLGVTLGSSVFTLLVPFAFILVTYVRIGLAVLRIRSAQGWRKALSTCGSHLTVVGIFYGTAIAMYLKPPDRSSNQDKFVAVFYIVVTPMLNPLIYSLRNKDVKGALWRAMGRKMDS; encoded by the coding sequence ATGACCAGGCTTTAcaattccaccctccctgcaaaCGAGAACGAGACTGAACCAGAGATCTTCCTACTGACTGGTCTCTCGAGCCAGCCATTCATGCGTAAAGTGCTCTTTGTGGTGTTTCTCTTCCTCTATCTGATTACCATCACTGGGAACGGACTTATTGTGCTTCTGACTGCAGTAGATTCGCACCTccacacccccatgtatttcttcctaggCAACCTCTCCCTTCTTGATATCTGCTACACTTCCAGCACGATCCCTCAGATGTTGGCCCACAGCCTCGCAGAAAATCCCACCATCTCCCATGCCAGGTGTTTTGCTCAGATgcgcatctccctcttccttggtgTGACGGAATGCATTTTGCTGGCTGTCATGGCGTATGACCGCTTTGTGGCTATATGCAGCCCTCTCCACTACTCACTGATCATGAACAGAAAGGTGTGTGGTTGTTTGGCTGCCTCTACATGGACCTTGGCTTTTCTTCTATCTGTTGTACCATCCTTCATCATGAAAACCCAACTGTGTGGCCATAATGTTATCAATCATTTTTTATGTGAGGTGCAAGCTGTAGTGAAACTGGCATGCTCAGATATCTCTGCCAGTTTGGGTGTTACACTAGGCAGCAGTGTTTTTACTCTTCTTGTACCATTTGCCTTCATTCTGGTGACTTATGTTCGCATTGGTCTGGCAGTGTTGAGAATCCGCTCAGCACAGGGGTGGAGAAAGGCTCTCTCTACATGTGGCTCTCATCTTACAGTGGTTGGGATCTTCTATGGCACAGCCATAGCTATGTACTTGAAGCCACCAGACAGATCGTCAAACCAGGACAAATTTGTTGCAGTCTTCTACATAGTGGTGACCCCCATGCTCAACCCTCTGATTTACAGTTTGAGGAACAAGGATGTGAAAGGAGCCTTGTGGAGAGCAATGGGAAGGAAAATGGATTCCTAA
- the LOC136638709 gene encoding olfactory receptor 13H1-like: protein MTRLYNSTLPANENETEPEIFLLTGLSSQPFMRKVIFVVFLFLYLITITGNGLIVLLTAVDSHLHTPMYFFLGNLSLLDICYTSSTIPQMLAHSLAENPTISHARCFAQMRISLFLGVTECILLAVMAYDRFVAICSPLHYSLIMNRKVCGCLAASAWTLAFLLSVVIFFIMKTQLCGHNVINHFACEVQAVVKLACSDISASLGVTLGSSVFTLLVPFAFILVTYVRIGLAVLRIRSAQGWRKALSTCGSHLTVVGIFYGTAIAMYLKPPDRSSDQDKFVAIFYGVVTPMLNPLIYSLRNKAVKEAFWRVMGRKMGA, encoded by the coding sequence ATGACCAGGCTTTAcaattccaccctccctgcaaaCGAGAACGAGACTGAGCCAGAGATCTTCCTACTGACTGGTCTCTCCAGCCAGCCATTCATGCGTAAAGTAATCTTTGTGGTGTTTCTCTTCCTCTATCTGATTACCATCACTGGGAACGGACTTATTGTGCTTCTGACTGCAGTAGATTCGCACCTccacacccccatgtatttcttcctaggCAACCTCTCCCTTCTTGATATCTGCTACACTTCCAGCACGATCCCTCAGATGTTGGCCCACAGCCTTGCAGAAAACCCCACCATCTCCCATGCCAGGTGTTTTGCTCAGATgcgcatctccctcttccttggtgTGACGGAATGTATTTTGCTGGCTGTCATGGCGTATGACCGCTTTGTGGCTATATGCAGCCCTCTCCACTACTCACTGATCATGAACAGAAAGGTGTGTGGTTGTTTGGCTGCCTCTGCATGGACCTTGGCTTTTCTTCTATCTGTTGTAATCTTCTTCATCATGAAAACCCAACTGTGTGGCCACAATGTTATCAATCACTTTGCATGTGAGGTGCAAGCTGTAGTGAAACTGGCATGCTCAGATATCTCTGCCAGTTTGGGTGTTACACTAGGCAGCAGTGTTTTTACTCTTCTTGTACCATTTGCCTTCATTCTGGTGACTTATGTTCGCATTGGTCTGGCAGTGTTGAGAATCCGCTCAGCACAGGGGTGGAGAAAGGCTCTCTCTACATGTGGCTCTCATCTTACAGTGGTTGGGATCTTCTATGGCACAGCCATAGCTATGTACTTGAAGCCACCAGACAGATCTTCAGACCAGGACAAATTTGTTGCAATCTTCTATGGGGTGGTGACCCCTATGCTCAACCCTCTGATTTACAGTTTGAGGAACAAGGCTGTGAAAGAAGCGTTCTGGAGAGTGATGGGACGGAAAATGGGTGCTTAA